Part of the Spirochaetota bacterium genome is shown below.
GGCTTTTCTCTGCACGTGGATATAATATTGACTCCCTGGCAGTAAGCGAAACAGAATCACCTGATGTATCGGTCATGACAATTGTAGTTCGTGGCGATGATAGAATAATTGAACAGGTGAAAAAGCAGCTTAATAAGCTCATAGACGTTATTAAGGTTACCGATC
Proteins encoded:
- the ilvN gene encoding acetolactate synthase small subunit, which translates into the protein MSQHVISVKVENKFGVLARVAGLFSARGYNIDSLAVSETESPDVSVMTIVVRGDDRIIEQVKKQLNKLIDVIKVTD